From the genome of Colletotrichum higginsianum IMI 349063 chromosome 4, whole genome shotgun sequence, one region includes:
- a CDS encoding Rpel repeat protein, whose amino-acid sequence MADDNATSQPPVDETPISRPPGERKNSLENHLQHRPNRAELIEKNILPASNAAPSLIAHQKELEKHMRADSLNDKISHRPAPEELIKEGVLKEDPRSAEDKYAEAIEDEYAKREGGA is encoded by the exons ATGGCTGACGACAACGCCACCTCGCAACCCCCCGTTGATGAGACGCCCATCTCTCGCCCGCCCGGCGAGCGCAAGAACTCGCTCGAGAACCACCTCCAACACCGTCCCAACCGCGCCGAACTGATTGAGA AAAACATCCTGCCCGCGTCCAATGCCGCGCCCAGCTTGATCGCCCACcagaaggagctcgagaagcacATGCGCGCAGACTCGCTTAACGATAAGATCTCGCACCGCCCGGCTCCCGAGGAACTCATCAAGGAGGGCGTGCTCAAGGAAGACCCGCGCAGCGCCGAGGACAAGtacgccgaggccatcgaggacgagtACGCCAAGCGCGAGGGGGGTGCGTAG
- a CDS encoding Vacuolar protein sorting-associated protein — protein sequence MSNVRDIPPVAITNIPYVDAAQFESYISKMGPLYEQLQRLKGTEDGRRRARSNPESSFECFETSNQTVKLSYPARDGRISSIPLATALSDDGLPNRQVRGIDSSRDGHYSAAALSIIPSGYFHQQFHLENPRIFDVVSEKSEVVPSNSTAESAGDGHAPAPGTALATNAILQEKLSWYMDTVEAHLVNSLAMASSTLFSALGSMTELHSEAGKLVEKVAALRQDLTPLDKDVVAKGLELTRKRQESHNVQQIHDAVLQLKRIVDGVVCYESLVNKGRIEKALAEMNVIESVMAGKRSDNLEDESLTYIQLRDLRGATALQGVASDLTILRYRIGKLFESKVHNHLIGDLRRHVQSTSELRTALCPILYGLHRYGSVSTAIEAYREQLLREIRSIVRKPLPSSTDDDDTGSVTSGIGSTIRKGRKEKSSILAQILRALDAEDAERLFSAIFISIAKTLRRLKTQSSVLLDIACASHGGAPNVAGNAPMLGILEEIHVALDLPNLLGEAVDASHEMINQILQVRSEQTTGLPLAYFLRYYTLNLFFVNECEAVSGRAGKSLKTIVNGHVQDFIKAHDDSESQTLAQAMDVDTWQDTDFTARDNEILKQILGCDTSDPPAWTTTCRVWAPLLQKEAEEMRDTEDNIAKGKIHGAAIEEETFILPHSAILYLEGISHFLRLMAGIPSMTPAIAVSLISYLQLFDSRCRQLILGAGALRSAGLKNITTTNLARTSQALSFISAVVPHVRNFVRRHAPAGPSGADLTGGFDRIHRAVQEHQDAIYQKLIEIMASSARLLSKKALEVDWDRERVEEVRLYTAELARDTSKLYKTLNKRLTDRAVRSVMFQVFASYKNHLGMAFREAKPETKSGHECMLHDVEHRVEKLGNLEGFDDLGTCLTRIINGKEIYVAEPLASPHIKP from the exons ATGTCAAACGTACGAGATATCCCTCCCGTGGCTATCACGAACATACCGTACGTCGATGCTGCCCAGTTCGAGTCGTACATATCAAAAATGGGCCCCCTATACGAGCAGCTGCAGCGGTTGAAGGGAACCGAAGACGgacggaggagggcgagaagcAACCCCGAAAGCTCCTTTGAATGTTTCGAGACTTCGAACCAGACTGTCAAGCTGTCATATCCGGCTCGAGATGGCAGGATCTCGTCCATCCCGTTAGCCACCGCCCTGTCCGACGACGGCCTACCCAATCGTCAAGTAAGGGGCATTGATTCCAGCCGCGACGGCCACTActctgcggcggcgctgtcTATCATCCCTAGTGGTTACTTCCATCAACAGTTTCACCTCGAGAACCCGCGAATTTTCGATGTCGTCAGCGAGAAATCCGAAGTTGTGCCATCGAACTCGACAGCCGAGAGCGCAGGGGATGGACACGCCCCGGCACCGGGAACGGCCCTGGCCACAAATGCAATTCTCCAGGAGAAGTTGTCCTGGTACATGGACACGGTGGAGGCGCATCTGGTCAACTCTCTTGCAATGGCCTCGTCCACCTTATTCTCGGCGCTCGGCTCCATGACAGAACTGCACTCGGAAGCGGGAAAATTGGTTGAAAAGGTAGCCGCGCTGCGCCAGGATCTTACACCGTTGGATAAAGACGTGGTCGCCAAGGGCCTGGAACTGACGCGAAAACGCCAAGAAAGCCACAATGTGCAACAGATCCACGATGCAGTCCTGCAGCTGAAACGCATCGTGGACGGAGTTGTCTGTTACGAATCGCTGGTCAATAAAGGTCGGATTGAGAAGGCTCTTGCAGAAATGAACGTCATCGAGTCGGTTATGGCTGGCAAACGCAGCGATAATCTCGAAGACGAATCGTTGACCTATATCCAGCTCCGGGACCTTCGCGGAGCTACGGCATTGCAAGGTGTGGCCAGCGACCTGACGATCCTCCGGTATCGAATCGGCAAGCTGTTCGAGTCCAAGGTTCACAATCATCTCATCGGGGACCTGAGACGACATGTCCAATCC ACCAGTGAGCTACGTACGGCACTTTGCCCCATTCTTTACGGACTCCATCGATATGGGTCTGTCTCGACGGCCATCGAGGCGTACCGGGAACAGTTGCTGCGAGAGATTCGCAGCATTGTGAGGAAACCACTCCCCAGCTCAaccgatgacgatgacacGGGATCTGTTACATCAGGGATAGGATCTACCATCCGCAAGGGCCGTAAGGAGAAATCTTCCATTCTCGCCCAGATTCTCCGCGCCCTCGATGCAGAAGACGCCGAGAGACTGTTCTCCGCCATCTTCATTTCCATTGCGAAGACTTTACGACGACTCAAAACACAGTCGAGTGTTCTGTTGGATATTGCTTGTGCT TCACATGGTGGTGCTCCGAATGTAGCCGGAAACGCCCCCATGCTCGGAATCCTGGAAGAGATACATGTTGCCCTTGATCTCCCTAATCTTTTGGGCGAAGCAGTGGACGCCAGTCACGAAATGATCAACCAAATTCTCCAAGTTCGATCTGAGCAGACTACAGGCTTACCCCTGGCGTACTTCCTCCGCTATTATACCCTCAACCTTTTCTTTGTCAACGAGTGCGAGGCCGTCTCGGGCCGAGCCGGGAAATCTCTCAAAACCATTGTAAACGGCCATGTCCAGGACTTTATCAAGGCACACGATGACAGTGAAAGCCAAACCCTTGCCCAGGCGATGGATGTCGATACTTGGCAAGACACAGATTTTACAGCCAGGGATAACGAGATTCTTAAGCAGATTCTTGGATGCGACACCTCTGACCCGCCGGCATGGACAACGACGTGCAGAGTCTGGGCCCCACTACTACAGAAGGAGGCTGAAGAGATGCGCGACACAGAGGATAACATAGCGAAGGGCAAGATCCatggcgccgccatcgaggaggagacTTTCATCCTTCCTCACTCTGCCATCCTCTACCTCGAGGGCATATCACACTTCCTTCGCCTGATGGCCGGCATTCCGTCCATGACGCCGGCCATTGCCGTTTCGCTGATATCATACCTGCAGCTGTTCGACTCCCGATGCCGTCAGCTAatcctcggcgccggagctCTACGATCGGCCGGTCTGAAGAACATCACGACGACAAACCTGGCGCGCACATCACAAGCGTTGTCGTTTatctccgccgtcgtcccgcATGTCCGTAACTTTGTGCGGCGACACGCGCCTGCCGGCCcctccggcgccgacctcaCGGGGGGGTTCGACAGGATACACCGCGCCGTCCAGGAGCACCAGGACGCCATCTACCAGAAGTTGATCGAGATCATGGCGTCGAGCGCCCGTCTGCTCTCCAAGAAAGCCCTCGAGGTCGACTGGGACCGGGAACGAGTTGAGGAGGTGCGGTTGTACACGGCGGAGCTGGCCAGGGACACGAGCAAACTGTACAAGACGCTAAACAAACGCCTCACTGATAGGGCAGTACGGTCCGTGATGTTCCAGGTGTTCGCGAGCTACAAGAACCATTTGGGGATGGCGTTCAGGGAAGCGAAACCGGAGACGAAGAGTGGCCATGAATG TATGCTGCATGATGTCGAGCATCGAGTTGAAAAGCTCGGCAACCTAGAAGGGTTTGACGACTTGGGCACCTGTCTAACGAGGATTATCAATGGGAAAGAGATCTACGTTGCGGAGCCTCTGGCGTCCCCCCACATCAAACCATGA
- a CDS encoding HET domain-containing protein → MRLLNSESLRLREFYDDSVPLYAILSHTWEDDEVTFQDLTGSAGLTKAGFSKIRACCSQAIRDGYEWIWVDTCCIDKTSSAELSEAINSMFRWYRESAVCYVYLSDLPPQSPGRFDSASFMAASWFTRGWTLQELIAPHHVEFYDQAWNDVGTKTSLMDLIHERTGIRCDVLSGRCLLTWVPVAERMSWASNRKTSRREDIAYCLLGIFDIHMPLLYGEGPRAFVRLQQEILRNSEDLSILLWARDEPNAHLITLGVLAPSPDAFDDIPVWNLHGKQLGKLTRSWSGLHSSKLVHERIGPPALVKREDSEPPTITSRGLRTRLPRVGDRHGDEEEDVEGLYACTMGIGPVRGVLKLNHDYLAGYLCIKLTDKFPLSRQTGPIQRAESDRLYLITEDDEPIFTTSSPMYINMDHEWPNFPPRIDGIEVVFSHDYKSLFVPSISRLAADDWPFVIPGTRYIISSYCYIEQGKPGIFHVNWSGNPGTTHETLEYNVIVAIAIDDHQGNATRRGKDHIVFCASADQDLVREILSKEAGSEPGTTYIDLLKRSNQHRWADRYAEVLPGGSHVFQGAIKVRNLVPRLIVSIGAYKESCEMQED, encoded by the coding sequence ATGCGGCTCCTGAATTCCGAGTCTCTTCGACTCCGAGAGTTTTACGATGACAGCGTCCCCCTCTACGCGATCCTCTCCCACACGtgggaagacgacgaagtcACTTTTCAAGACCTTACCGGCTCTGCCGGTCTAACCAAGGCTGGCTTCTCCAAGATCCGAGCATGCTGCAGCCAGGCTATTAGGGACGGCTATGAGTGGATATGGGTCGACACTTGCTGCATCGACAAGACGTCAAGTGCTGAGCtctccgaggccatcaactcCATGTTTCGATGGTACCGCGAGTCCGCCGTTTGCTACGTCTACCTGAGCGACCTGCCGCCTCAGAGTCCCGGGCGCTTCGACTCTGCAAGCTTTATGGCTGCCAGCTGGTTTACCAGGGGGTGGACTCTCCAAGAGCTCATCGCCCCTCATCATGTTGAGTTCTACGATCAGGCGTGGAATGATGTTGGGACCAAGACGTCTCTCATGGACTTGATACATGAGAGGACTGGGATCCGATGTGATGTTCTGTCCGGCCGGTGCTTGTTGACATGGGTCCCCGTCGCCGAGCGCATGTCATGGGCATCTAACAGGAAAACCTCAAGACGGGAAGACATAGCCTACTGtctcctcggcatcttcgaCATCCACATGCCCCTTCTATACGGAGAGGGCCCCCGAGCCTTCGTGCGCCTTCAGCAAGAGATCCTTCGGAACTCGGAAGACCTCAGCATTCTACTATGGGCCCGTGACGAACCCAATGCACATCTCATTACCTTGGGTGTCCTTGCACCAAGCCCCGACGCCTTTGATGACATACCGGTATGGAATCTCCATGGGAAACAGCTCGGGAAACTAACGAGGAGTTGGAGCGGCCTCCACAGCTCCAAGCTCGTCCACGAGCGGATCGGACCACCTGCCCTCGTCAAGCGCGAAGATTCTGAGCCTCCAACCATAACGAGTCGTGGTTTACGCACTCGGTTGCCCAGGGTTGGAGACCGGCACGGtgatgaagaggaggacgtAGAAGGATTATACGCTTGTACCATGGGCATAGGTCCTGTGCGAGGTGTGCTGAAGCTGAATCACGACTATTTGGCCGGCTACCTATGTATCAAACTAACCGACAAGTTTCCCTTGTCCCGTCAAACGGGTCCCATCCAGAGGGCAGAATCAGATCGTCTGTATCTCATTACAGAGGACGACGAACCCATCTTCACCACGTCCTCTCCCATGTACATCAACATGGACCACGAATGGCCAAATTTTCCCCCGAGAATCGACGGGATCGAAGTGGTCTTCTCCCATGATTACAAATCCCTGTTTGTTCCCAGTATCTCCCGCCTTGCGGCTGATGACTGGCCGTTCGTCATTCCGGGGACCAGATACATCATTTCCAGCTACTGCTACATTGAGCAAGGGAAACCCGGGATATTCCATGTAAACTGGTCTGGCAACCCCGGCACAACTCATGAAACCCTGGAGTACAATGTCATTGTCGCGATCGCTATAGACGATCACCAAGGAAATGCCACCAGACGCGGCAAAGACCACATCGTGTTTTGCGCCAGTGCGGACCAAGACCTCGTTAGAGAAATCCTGAGCAAGGAGGCGGGCTCAGAGCCTGGAACGACGTATATCGACCTCTTGAAACGGTCGAACCAACACAGATGGGCTGATCGATATGCAGAGGTTCTACCAGGAGGCAGCCATGTCTTTCAGGGAGCCATCAAAGTGAGGAACCTGGTTCCGAGATTGATCGTTTCCATCGGAGCGTATAAAGAATCGTGCGAGATGCAGGAAGATTGA